The Stygiolobus azoricus genome window below encodes:
- a CDS encoding FAD-dependent oxidoreductase — MKILIIGRGIAGSTLYYLFREKGHQVHVIESGFRKFYPTLIHSLLLRGKDIDLALDSLDFYRSHNVPLFSYPSYTIGEIPSEVFDDWLTRGFEVRELYVDWLNTSAIEGKKTDRLVGVKNLVDSVPYSHGNVYVDAKGRIFINKEKEVSGKYDIIILSSGAWNSVSTDFKLPLKSYYCWAWAVLTPKRELDRVFVYDYELGFYSRPVLGIGSFLSIVGDGDIIECSPFTPQVGDKRAVEKASKRLGPLVPFYKGDGYCEGTPDMRPVYGQLTEKIYYIGGLNGYGAEVGPGLAKILFRFIIEGEEDKNYSASRFNGIKEFKISKEPHEF, encoded by the coding sequence GTGAAAATATTAATTATAGGAAGAGGAATTGCCGGTAGCACATTATATTATCTATTTAGGGAAAAAGGACACCAAGTCCACGTGATAGAATCGGGCTTTAGGAAATTTTACCCTACCCTAATTCATTCTTTATTACTTCGTGGTAAGGACATAGATTTAGCTTTAGATTCACTGGATTTCTATCGATCTCATAACGTACCTTTGTTTTCGTATCCCTCTTATACTATAGGGGAAATACCTTCAGAGGTATTCGACGATTGGTTAACGAGGGGATTCGAAGTTAGAGAACTATACGTGGACTGGTTGAACACTTCAGCCATAGAGGGGAAGAAAACTGACAGGCTTGTAGGTGTCAAAAACTTAGTAGACTCTGTCCCTTATTCTCATGGTAATGTGTATGTGGACGCTAAGGGTAGGATTTTCATTAACAAGGAAAAAGAGGTTAGTGGTAAATATGACATCATAATATTATCTTCTGGAGCGTGGAACTCTGTATCTACAGATTTTAAACTCCCTCTTAAGAGCTACTATTGTTGGGCTTGGGCTGTTCTTACTCCTAAAAGAGAGTTAGATAGAGTATTCGTATACGACTATGAACTCGGGTTTTATTCGAGACCAGTACTTGGAATCGGTTCTTTTCTTTCCATAGTAGGAGATGGGGATATCATTGAGTGTTCTCCTTTCACACCACAAGTTGGTGACAAAAGGGCTGTGGAAAAGGCAAGTAAAAGGCTAGGACCCCTTGTACCGTTTTACAAAGGGGATGGTTACTGTGAGGGGACTCCAGACATGAGACCAGTCTATGGGCAGCTCACTGAGAAGATATATTACATAGGTGGTCTTAATGGGTACGGAGCAGAAGTAGGTCCAGGATTAGCAAAGATCCTCTTCCGTTTCATTATAGAGGGAGAAGAAGACAAGAACTATTCTGCGTCTAGATTTAACGGGATAAAAGAATTTAAGATAAGTAAAGAGCCTCATGAGTTCTAA